A single region of the Syngnathoides biaculeatus isolate LvHL_M chromosome 17, ASM1980259v1, whole genome shotgun sequence genome encodes:
- the ccnb1 gene encoding G2/mitotic-specific cyclin-B1, whose translation MALRVTRNRLASSRTNLAGKTCTGTGPALKTRAALEEIGNVPATREPQKKTIKKVQPVKKTKAPVVVEKAESKLKDVPVVQAEPELQPEPLSPSPMETSGCEPADLCQAFSDVILHSAVRDVDADDYDNPMLCSEYVINIYKYMRQLEAEQNVRENYLQGQEVTGNMRAILLDWLVQVSLKFRLLQETVYMTVGIIDRFLQDNPVSKKQLQLVGVTAMFLACKYEEMYPPEISDFAFVTDRAYTTAQIREMEMTILRVLKFQLGRPLPLHFLRRASKIHEVTTEQHTLAKYLLELTMVDYEMAHYPPSLVASAAMALTLKLLDAGEWDATLQHYMDYTPDALIPVMAHIAKNVVKVNEGQTKHMAVKTKYSSLKYKRIATISQLKSSVVKDLAK comes from the exons ATGGCTCTTCGTGTTACAAGG AACCGCTTGGCTTCCTCAAGAACTAATCTAGCTGGAAAGACATGTACAGGTACTGGGCCAGCACTCAAGACGCGAGCCGCCCTTGAGGAAATTGGGAACGTCCCAGCTACCAGAGAGCCACAGAAGAAG acaATCAAGAAGGTCCAGCctgttaaaaagacaaaggctCCTGTTGTGGTTGAAAAGGCAGAGTCCAAACTTAAAGATGTTCCTGTGGTACAG GCTGAACCTGAGCTTcagcctgagcccttgtccccaAGTCCAATGGAGACTTCAGGCTGTGAGCCAGCTGATTTGTGCCAGGCATTTTCTGATGTCATTCTGCACAGTGCTGTCAGGGATGTGGATGCCGACGACTACGACAATCCGATGCTCTGCAGTGAATATGTGATAAATATATACAAGTACATGCGTCAACTGGAG GCTGAGCAGAATGTTAGAGAAAATTACCTCCAAGGCCAGGAAGTGACTGGCAACATGCGGGCCATACTTCTTGACTGGCTAGTTCAAGTATCCCTCAAGTTCCGCCTGCTGCAGGAAACTGTGTACATGACTGTGGGAATAATTGACCGATTTCTTCAG GATAATCCAGTCTCAaagaaacagctgcagctcgttggtgttactgccatgtttcTGGCTTGCAAATATGAGGAAATGTATCCACCAGAGATCTCAGACTTTGCCTTTGTGACAGACCGGGCATACACCACTGCCCAAATTAGAGAGATGGAAATGACCATCCTGCGCGTGCTGAAATTTCAACTCGGCCGCCCACTTCCCCTGCATTTCCTTCGACGGGCCTCAAAGATTCATGAA GTAACTACGGAGCAACACACCCTGGCTAAATACTTGCTTGAGTTAACCATGGTCGACTATGAAATGGCTCATTACCCTCCTTCATTGGTGGCCAGTGCAGCTATGGCGCTTACGCTCAAGCTCTTGGATGCTGGTGAATGG GATGCAACTCTGCAGCACTACATGGACTACACCCCAGACGCTTTGATACCTGTCATGGCCCACATTGCCAAGAATGTTGTGAAAGTGAATGAAGGCCAAACTAAGCATATG GCTGTCAAGACAAAGTACTCATCTTTAAAGTATAAGAGAATTGCAACAATCTCACAGCTAAAGTCTTCTGTAGTGAAAGATCTTGCAAAGTAG
- the LOC133490953 gene encoding AN1-type zinc finger protein 5-like isoform X1 has translation MAQETNQSPAPMLCATGCGFYGNPRTNGMCSVCHKEHLSRQNNGGVTSLSAVGSNSGSAVEASAIQRLEATLNNAAAAAVAAAEVAAEAAASAEAAATEAFSGISTISVTQKMAEISLLSEDKGASGSKAEFTDTVTSQTTVTSIHPSTAGSEESQALEPPKPKKNRCYMCRKKVGLTGFECRCGNQFCGFHRYSDQHNCPYDYKAEAAAKIRKENPVVVADKIQRI, from the exons ATGGCCCAGGAGACCAATCAGAGCCCAGCTCCTATGCTGTGTGCTACCGGCTGTGGTTTCTATGGCAACCCCAGGACTAATGGCATGTGCTCTGTTTGCCACAAGGAGCACCTGTCAAGACAGAACAATGGAGGTGTCACTTCCCTGAGTGCTGTAG GCAGCAACAGTGGCTCCGCAGTTGAGGCTTCAGCAATCCAGAGGTTAGAGGCCACCTTGAATAATGCTGCAGCAGCTGCCGTGGCTGCAGCAGAGGTTGCAGCTGAGGCGGCAGCTTCAGCAGAGGCTGCTGCAACAGAGGCTTTCAG TGGGATATCAACTATTTCTGTAACGCAAAAGATGGCAGAGATAAGTCTCTTGTCAGAGGACAAAGGAGCATCGGGGAGCAAAGCAGAATTCACAGACACTG tGACAAGTCAGACCACAgtcacatccattcatccctccactGCTGGCAGTGAAGAATCCCAAGCCTTGGAACCTCCCAAACCCAAAAAGAACCGTTGTTATATGTGCCGCAAAAAGGTTGGCCTGACAG GTTTTGAATGCCGCTGTGGGAACCAGTTCTGTGGCTTTCACCGTTACTCAGACCAGCACAACTGTCCGTACGACTACAAAGCTGAAGCTGCAGCCAAGATTCGCAAAGAGAACCCCGTGGTTGTCGCCGACAAGATCCAGAGAATATGA
- the LOC133490953 gene encoding AN1-type zinc finger protein 5-like isoform X2 codes for MAQETNQSPAPMLCATGCGFYGNPRTNGMCSVCHKEHLSRQNNGGVTSLSAVGSNSGSAVEASAIQRLEATLNNAAAAAVAAAEVAAEAAASAEAAATEAFSGISTISVTQKMAEISLLSEDKGASGSKAEFTDTGFECRCGNQFCGFHRYSDQHNCPYDYKAEAAAKIRKENPVVVADKIQRI; via the exons ATGGCCCAGGAGACCAATCAGAGCCCAGCTCCTATGCTGTGTGCTACCGGCTGTGGTTTCTATGGCAACCCCAGGACTAATGGCATGTGCTCTGTTTGCCACAAGGAGCACCTGTCAAGACAGAACAATGGAGGTGTCACTTCCCTGAGTGCTGTAG GCAGCAACAGTGGCTCCGCAGTTGAGGCTTCAGCAATCCAGAGGTTAGAGGCCACCTTGAATAATGCTGCAGCAGCTGCCGTGGCTGCAGCAGAGGTTGCAGCTGAGGCGGCAGCTTCAGCAGAGGCTGCTGCAACAGAGGCTTTCAG TGGGATATCAACTATTTCTGTAACGCAAAAGATGGCAGAGATAAGTCTCTTGTCAGAGGACAAAGGAGCATCGGGGAGCAAAGCAGAATTCACAGACACTG GTTTTGAATGCCGCTGTGGGAACCAGTTCTGTGGCTTTCACCGTTACTCAGACCAGCACAACTGTCCGTACGACTACAAAGCTGAAGCTGCAGCCAAGATTCGCAAAGAGAACCCCGTGGTTGTCGCCGACAAGATCCAGAGAATATGA